Proteins found in one Candidatus Binataceae bacterium genomic segment:
- a CDS encoding beta-galactosidase — protein MRREYLIGVFFLWSIANLGRVGASWAFEPDEPLYKPLSIVAVTPAAANGIYVLDGIHNGKIDSAVMDSADIDGVLAGFSWTVLEPTEGKFNWKLLDSILRQAAAGGKKVSLVLGAGWLTPTWVYADGAQKFNFIWDQASWGPKLCSVATIPVPWDPVYLTKWAALVAAAGARYGNNPTIASIKITGINSKTQELFLPTAVKQPINGGKTSCVSDDDVADWQTAGYTPAKVESAFASVMEMFVRAFPENKLEAMLTRSGFPPIDDNGNRYTPSYGRDSEVTDDFASSGLADYPAQFTLQNNGWTATTIWATETSYASRITTGYQEGTVQGSQTPAAITLALSAGPAYLEFYENDALNPAVQSALVSAHHVLQ, from the coding sequence ATGCGGCGCGAATATCTCATCGGAGTGTTTTTTTTGTGGTCTATCGCGAACCTTGGACGGGTCGGCGCAAGCTGGGCCTTTGAACCCGACGAGCCGCTATACAAACCGCTTTCAATAGTTGCCGTGACGCCCGCTGCGGCTAATGGGATTTATGTGTTGGACGGCATTCACAACGGCAAGATCGACAGCGCTGTGATGGACTCGGCGGATATCGATGGCGTACTCGCCGGGTTCTCGTGGACGGTGCTGGAGCCGACCGAAGGGAAGTTCAACTGGAAGCTGCTGGACTCAATTTTGCGCCAAGCCGCGGCAGGCGGTAAAAAAGTCTCGCTGGTGCTGGGCGCCGGATGGCTAACGCCGACGTGGGTCTATGCCGACGGCGCGCAGAAATTCAACTTCATTTGGGATCAGGCGAGCTGGGGTCCAAAGCTCTGCTCTGTCGCGACGATTCCGGTGCCGTGGGATCCGGTCTATCTGACGAAATGGGCAGCTTTGGTGGCGGCGGCGGGAGCCCGCTACGGGAATAATCCGACGATCGCCTCGATTAAGATCACGGGAATCAACTCGAAGACCCAGGAACTTTTCCTGCCAACCGCAGTCAAGCAACCGATCAACGGCGGGAAAACCTCGTGCGTCAGCGACGACGACGTCGCGGACTGGCAAACCGCGGGTTACACGCCGGCGAAAGTGGAGTCTGCATTCGCGAGCGTGATGGAAATGTTCGTTCGGGCTTTCCCCGAGAACAAGCTCGAAGCGATGCTGACACGGTCGGGCTTTCCGCCGATCGACGATAATGGGAATCGCTATACGCCGAGCTATGGGCGCGATTCTGAAGTAACTGACGATTTCGCTTCGAGTGGGCTCGCGGATTATCCGGCACAATTCACACTGCAGAATAACGGCTGGACTGCGACTACCATCTGGGCGACGGAAACCAGTTATGCCAGCCGCATCACAACTGGTTATCAGGAGGGAACGGTCCAAGGATCGCAAACCCCGGCTGCCATAACTTTGGCGCTCAGCGCGGGCCCGGCGTATCTGGAATTTTACGAGAATGACGCACTCAACCCGGCGGTACAGAGCGCGTTAGTGTCAGCGCATCACGTACTGCAATAA
- a CDS encoding acetone carboxylase subunit gamma, translating into MIAKDLQEGSATAAWVAKIHGVVFDQDGAIDAAAPTAHWIELRRARLINLPERKRRAKVNVGAARSVAESLVLARVGGESVLGCKRCGEPLCAADENYKEFCAAWEDTVASVNPYAIDPRTFVDEDVVFRGYACPACGVMLATGIELKGDRPHWDIRFEVER; encoded by the coding sequence TTGATCGCCAAAGACCTGCAGGAAGGCTCGGCGACCGCAGCCTGGGTCGCAAAAATTCACGGCGTGGTCTTTGACCAAGACGGCGCTATCGACGCAGCAGCCCCCACGGCGCATTGGATCGAGTTGCGGCGCGCGCGTCTGATCAATCTGCCGGAGCGGAAACGCCGCGCGAAAGTCAACGTTGGCGCCGCGCGGTCAGTGGCCGAAAGCCTCGTGCTGGCGCGGGTCGGCGGCGAGAGCGTCCTGGGATGTAAGCGCTGCGGCGAACCGCTCTGTGCAGCGGACGAAAATTACAAAGAATTCTGCGCGGCCTGGGAGGATACGGTCGCGTCCGTGAATCCCTACGCGATCGACCCGCGTACTTTTGTCGACGAGGACGTGGTCTTTCGCGGCTACGCCTGCCCAGCATGCGGCGTGATGCTGGCTACGGGGATCGAACTCAAAGGCGACCGCCCCCACTGGGACATACGCTTCGAGGTCGAACGCTAG